The Fibrobacterota bacterium genome includes the window AATACCTCGCACGTCGAGTACGAGACCAAGAACCGCCATTACGCCCACGTCGACTGCCCCGGGCACGCCGACTACGTCAAGAACATGGTCACCGGCGCCGCCCAAATGGATGGCGCCATCCTGGTGGTCTCCGCCGCCGACGGGCCCATGCCCCAGACCCGCGAGCACATCCTGCTCGCCCGTCAGGTAGGCGTACCCTACATCGTCGTGTTCATGAACAAGGTGGACATGGTCGAAGACGCCGAGCTCTTGGAGCTCGTCGAAATGGAAATCCGCGATCTTCTCAAGAAGTACGAGTTCCCCGGCGACGATATCCCCATCATCCAGGGCAGCGCCGTCAAGGCCCTCGCCGGCGACATGGGTCCCTTGGGCGAACCCGCCATCCTGAAGCTGATGGAAGC containing:
- a CDS encoding GTP-binding protein, translated to MAKEKFNRNKPHVNVGTIGHVDHGKTSLTAAITTVLAKSGGAVAKSYGEIDNAPEERERGITINTSHVEYETKNRHYAHVDCPGHADYVKNMVTGAAQMDGAILVVSAADGPMPQTREHILLARQVGVPYIVVFMNKVDMVEDAELLELVEMEIRDLLKKYEFPGDDIPIIQGSAVKALAGDMGPLGEPAILKLMEA